In the Candidatus Cloacimonadota bacterium genome, AACCAAATGCCGGCAGTGATGCAGCTGGAACTCAAACAACTTATAAACTTATCGATGATGAATATGTGATCAATGGTGATAAATGTTTTATCACATCCGGTCATGTTGCTGATATCATAGTTCTGACCGCGACCAAAGATCCGGCTTTAGGTTATCATGGAATTTCTGCTTTTGTAGTAGAAGAAGGTACTCCTGGATTCTCACTCGGAAAAAAAGAAGATAAAATGGGATTACGGGGTTCGATAACTTCCGAATTGATCTTTGAAGACTGCAAAATCCCCAAAGAAAATTTGTTGGGAAAAGAAGGAGATGGCTTTAGAATTTTCATGCAAACTCTCGATGGAGGAAGAATCTCGATCGGTGCTCTAGCTCTGGGAATTGCTCAGGGAGCTCTTGATGCAACTGTTAAATTCGTAAAATCTAATTCCATTTCCGGTAAATTATTGTCCAAACATCAATCTATCCAATCTTCAATTGCAGAGATCGGAACGGAAATCGAAGCTGCCAGACTTCTGATATATCAGGCAGCAGAACTTAAAGACGCTCATAAACCGCACACAAAACAAGCTGCAATGGGAAAATATTATGCTTCCTTGATCGGAATGAAAGCGACAAATATGGCAATCGAGATTCACGGTATGCTTGGTCTTACTAAAAAATATCCGGTGGAAAGATTCATCCGTGATGAGAAATTGATGGAAATCGGGGAAGGAACTTCCGAAATCCAGAAAATCGTGATCGCCAGACAGATACTCGGGAAGTAGATATGTTTAAAGTAGTAGAAGCAATTTATCATAAAAAAAAATTAGAACTGTTAAAATCTCTTGATCTAAATGAAGGTCAGCATGTGAAAGCAATAGTAATTGAAATTGACAAAAACCGTTCTCAAAAAGCAAAAGAAAGACAATTGCATCTATTAGATAAAGGAATCGATATGGGTAAGTTGTTATTCAAGGAGCGAAATGAATTACACAAAAGGTAACCTTCCTCTTATTGATACTAATATTTTAGTCTATGCTTATGATCAAATAGATGAAAGAAAACATAAAATATCCAATGAGATTGTTAAAAAAGCATGGGAAGATGGAACTTTAATTACACTTCAAAATTTGTGTGAATTTTTTATTGTAATCACAAAAAAAGTTGAGAAACCAGTTTCTGTTAAACAAGCAAGGGAAATTGTTGAGGATATTCTATCTTCTGAAGAATGGATTATAATTGATAGAACAGAAGAATCACAAAAAAAAGCGATGAAACTTAATCAGGAAAAGAGAATCCACTTTTGGGATGCATTGATAATAGCTTCGATGATTGAATATGGAATAAAAGAAATCATTACTGAAAATGTAAGCAATTTTTCAAAAATTAAATCAATAAAACCAATAAATCCATATTAGATAAAAATATCAATGAAAATAGGAGGATAAAATTATATGAATTTTGAATTATCAAATGATCAGAAAATGTTAAAAGAAGAGGTTAGAAAATTTGCTGAAAACGAACTGGCTCCCTTAGCTCCGGAAATCGATGAATCAGGTGAATTTCCTTATGAAAGCATAAAGAAATTAGCAGATATGGGTTTACTGGGAATTATTGTACCGGAAAAATACGGCGGTTCGGAATTTGATTTTGTTTCCCTGGCAATCGCGATCGAAGAAATTTCACGAGCTTGTGCTTCCACCGGAGTTATCACAGCCGTAAATAATTCACTCTGCACTTATCCGATCTTAACTTTCGGTACGGAAGCACAAAAAGAAAAGTATTTACCATTATTATGTTCCGGAGAAAAGATCGGTGCGATTGGAATAACTGAACCAAATGCCGGTTCTGATGTGGCAGCAATGGAATCTACGGCAGTACTCGATGGAGATCATTATATCCTGAACGGAGCAAAAAGATTTATCACCAACGGAACTGCTGCCGGTATTTTCGTAGTTTTTGCTTATACGGATAAAAATTTGAAACATAAAGGAATTTCTGCTTTTATCGTTGATCGCGACACTCCCGGATTCTCTCTTGGAAAACATGAAAACCTGATGGGAATCAGAGCAACCGGAAACTGCGAATTGATCTTTGAAGACTGTAGAATACCAAAAGAAAATCTTCTCGGAGAGATAGGAAAAGGATTTTTTATTTGTATGAACACCCTCGATGTTTCCCGGATCGATATTGGAGCTCAAGCTGTCGGTATTTCGCAAGCTGCTCTTGATGATGCTGTCCAATATTCTAAGGAAAGAAAAACTTTTGGTAAACCGATCTGCAAGCAGGGAATGATCCAGAATATGCTGGCTGAAATGGCAACTCAAATCCATACTTCCAGATTAATGGTTTATTACTCAGCTTGGTGTAAAGATGCCGGAATTAAAAAATTTACAAAAGAAGCTGCCATGGCAAAATATTATGCAACCACGATCGCAGTTGATGTAACCAGAAAAGCCGTACAGATTTACGGAGGTTATGGTTATACAAAAGATTACGCAGTGGAAAGATATTATCGTGATGCAAAAATTCTCGAACTTTATGAAGGAACATCTGAGATACAAAAATTAGTGATAGCAACGGAATTAGTTAAATAAAAAACTAAAAAACAAAAATTCTAAATGACAAAAAAAAACAAAAGATTTTGGATTTTAGTAATTTAGTTTTTTTAGATATTTTGAAATTTATTTAAGGGAGGTTATATTGGATATAATAGTCTGTATTAAACGCGTTCCGCAAACTGCAGAAGCAGAAGTAAGGATCGATTCCACAGGGAAAGACATCGAGAAGGATCGTTTGACTTTCGATACGAATGAATCCGATACTTATGCATTGGAAGAAGCTGTTTTGATGAAGGAAAAATTCGGTGGAAACATCACGGTTATTTCTCTTGGTGAAAAAGACACGGAAGACACATTACGCATTGCTCTGGCAAAAGGAGCAGATAATGCTATCAGGATCAAAGCAGAAGATTTTGATCATCTCGATGCTTATCAGACATCTCAAATTCTGCAAACTGTAATCAAAAATCTGAATTACGATATTATCTTTACAGGATGTATTTCTACAGATGATGCTTACTCGCAAATTGGTGTAACACTTGCGGAATTACTTGAAATTCCACATGCGACATTAGTCATTAATTTTGATGTTAACGAAAACAGAGCGGATGTGCAACGCGAATTAGAAGGTGGACTGATCGAACATCTTGATATTTCGTTACCGGCACTTTTCACCATTCAGACTGGAATCAATGAACCGCGATATGCATCTCTGATCGCGATCAGAAGAGCGGCTAAAAAGGAAATTCAGGTTATTGGAAAAGAAGAATTGCAACAGAATGAATTTATCAGCAATTCCATTCTCGAAGAATTATTTGTTCCTCCCATCTCCAAACGAGTTGAAATTATAACCGGAACAGCAGGTGAAACAGCGGGAAAACTTGCAGGAATTTTCAAAGAAAAAGGTCTAATTTAGGAGGAAAGAATGTCAGAAATATTTGTTTTGATAGAACATCGTCAGGAAGAAATCAGGGATATCAGTTTTGAACTTTTAGCCTGCGGTAGAAAACTTGCTGAAAAAAACAACTCTAAATTAACTGCTGTTGTTCTCGGTTATAATACTAAAAAAATTGTTGAAAAAATTAAAGAGCAAGCTCATCGAATTCTAATTTTCGATAATGAAATCTTTAAAAAATTTAATGCGGAAACTTATCAACTCGTTCTTTCAGATTTGATCCAAAAAGAAAATCCGTTTATCTTTTTGATCGGTCATACTGCCTTTGGCATGGATCTTTGTCCGGCTCTGGCAACGCAACTGAAAATCCCGTTCACGACCGATTGCCTGGATATCGAGATTGAAGGAAATAATGTGAAAGTGATCCGACAGATGTTCGATGGAAAATTGGATGCAAAAGTGAGTCTCCGGGAAAATTCATCTTACATTTTAACAGTTCGTTCAGGTTCATTCCCAGCAAAAGAAAGCAATCTTGAAGCAGAAATATCAAACCTTGATTCACCGATTTCCAAATCACCTGATTACAGAAAATTCATCGAGTATATCGAAGCAGTTGCTGGAGATGTGGATATTACAAAATCTGATGTTGTCATCGGAATCGGACGCGGTATTAAAGAGCAGGATAATTTAGCGATGATCGAAGATTTTGCTGATTCTATTGGAGGAGTCGTTGCTTGCTCCAGACCGATCGTTGATGCAGATTGGCTTCCCAAAGACAGGCAGGTCGGTTCATCCGGAAAAGTGATCAAACCGAAATTGTACATCGCTATTGGAATTTCCGGAGCTTTTCAGCATGTTGCCGGTATGAAGAATGCCGAAACCATCGTTGCCATCAACAAAGATGCGAATGCTCCGATATTTCATGAAGCGGATTATGGGATTGTGGATGATCTATTCAAAGTGATTCCTGTTCTGAAAGAAAAAATTCTGGAGATGAAATAGAAATTGAAAAAAACCGGAGTTTTCGTCTGTCATTGCGGTAAAAACATAAGTTCAACCGTCAATATCGAAAAAGTTGTTCAGGAAATAAGTAAAAATCCGAATGTAACTGTTTGCCGGGATTACAAATATATGTGTTCCGAACCCGGACAGAATTTGATCAAAGAAAGTATCATCACCGATAAATTGGAACGTGTTGTTGTTGCCTGCTGCACTCCTTCCCTGCACGAAGAGACATTTAGAAAAGCTGCCGAAACAACCGGATTGAATAGATATTTTCTCGAAATTGCTAATATTCGCGAGCAATGCAGTTGGGTTCATTCCGATATGAACGAAGCAACTCTCAAAGCGATTTCAATAACCAGTTCCCTGATCGAAAAGATCAAATTAAATGATTCTCTCGTTCCGATAAAAGTTCCAGTTACTCCAAAAGCTCTTGTTATTGGAGCGGGAATTGCCGGAATTCAGGCTTCTCTCGATATTGCTAATTCCGGTTATGAAGTTACACTGGTGGAAAAGAATCCTTCCATTGGCGGACACATGGCGCAACTCTCCGAAACCTTTCCCACGCTCGATTGCTCACAATGTATTCTCACTCCAAAAATGGTCGAGGTTGGACAACATGAAAATATCGAACTGATCACTTATTCGGAAGTTAGCGAAGTTTCCGGGTATATCGGAAATTTTAAAGTAAAAATACGAAAAAAAGCTGCTTATGTCGATCATAATAAATGCACAGGTTGTGGTGATTGTACGGAGAAATGTCCAATAAAAGTTATTTCTGAATTTGAGGAAGGATTGGGAAAAAGGAAAGCTATCTATTCTCCATTTCCGCAAGCTGTTCCCAACAAACCTGTTATCGATAAAGAACATTGCACTTATTTTCTTAAAGATGGAAAGTGCGGAATATGTCAGAAAATCTGCACTCTAAAAGCAATCGATTTTAAGCAGGAAGACTCTTTTATTGAAGATGAATTTGGAGCAATCGTTCTTGCTACCGGTTATGATACTTATCCTAAAGAAAATTTCAGCGAATATGGTGCAGATAAATATCCTGATGTGATCACAAGTCTGCAATTTGAAAGATTAGTTTCCGCATCCGGTCCGACTGAAGGAGAAATTCTGCGTCCATCTGATAGTAAAATTCCTGAAAGAGTCGCTTTTATTTCCTGTGTCGGTTCTCGTGATCCCGAACATCATCTTCCCTATTGCTCGAAGATCTGTTGTATGTATAATGTCAAGCATGCTCATCTTTATAAACATCAGGTTCCGGATGGCGAAGCAATCGTTTTTACGATCGATGTCAGGACTGCCGGGAAAGATTATGAAGAATTTTTCACGAGAGTCAAAGATCAGGATAATGTTCTTTATATTCGCGGAAAACCTTCAAGGATTTTGAAAGAAGGTGACGGTCTTGTTATCTGGACTGTTAATACTCTAACCGGAAAGCAGTTAAGGAT is a window encoding:
- a CDS encoding electron transfer flavoprotein beta subunit/FixA family protein, with product MYLREVILDIIVCIKRVPQTAEAEVRIDSTGKDIEKDRLTFDTNESDTYALEEAVLMKEKFGGNITVISLGEKDTEDTLRIALAKGADNAIRIKAEDFDHLDAYQTSQILQTVIKNLNYDIIFTGCISTDDAYSQIGVTLAELLEIPHATLVINFDVNENRADVQRELEGGLIEHLDISLPALFTIQTGINEPRYASLIAIRRAAKKEIQVIGKEELQQNEFISNSILEELFVPPISKRVEIITGTAGETAGKLAGIFKEKGLI
- a CDS encoding acyl-CoA dehydrogenase, yielding MILSDEHQKFREKIRKYADEIVAPRAIELDKNDEFPHDLVKQMGEMGLYGLCVPEKYGGSEQGTLMYAIAVDEISRACGSTGIFYAAHTSLAVAPIYLAGNDEQKQKWLTPLAKGEKIGSFGLTEPNAGSDAAGTQTTYKLIDDEYVINGDKCFITSGHVADIIVLTATKDPALGYHGISAFVVEEGTPGFSLGKKEDKMGLRGSITSELIFEDCKIPKENLLGKEGDGFRIFMQTLDGGRISIGALALGIAQGALDATVKFVKSNSISGKLLSKHQSIQSSIAEIGTEIEAARLLIYQAAELKDAHKPHTKQAAMGKYYASLIGMKATNMAIEIHGMLGLTKKYPVERFIRDEKLMEIGEGTSEIQKIVIARQILGK
- a CDS encoding acyl-CoA dehydrogenase; protein product: MNFELSNDQKMLKEEVRKFAENELAPLAPEIDESGEFPYESIKKLADMGLLGIIVPEKYGGSEFDFVSLAIAIEEISRACASTGVITAVNNSLCTYPILTFGTEAQKEKYLPLLCSGEKIGAIGITEPNAGSDVAAMESTAVLDGDHYILNGAKRFITNGTAAGIFVVFAYTDKNLKHKGISAFIVDRDTPGFSLGKHENLMGIRATGNCELIFEDCRIPKENLLGEIGKGFFICMNTLDVSRIDIGAQAVGISQAALDDAVQYSKERKTFGKPICKQGMIQNMLAEMATQIHTSRLMVYYSAWCKDAGIKKFTKEAAMAKYYATTIAVDVTRKAVQIYGGYGYTKDYAVERYYRDAKILELYEGTSEIQKLVIATELVK
- a CDS encoding CoB--CoM heterodisulfide reductase iron-sulfur subunit A family protein, coding for MKKTGVFVCHCGKNISSTVNIEKVVQEISKNPNVTVCRDYKYMCSEPGQNLIKESIITDKLERVVVACCTPSLHEETFRKAAETTGLNRYFLEIANIREQCSWVHSDMNEATLKAISITSSLIEKIKLNDSLVPIKVPVTPKALVIGAGIAGIQASLDIANSGYEVTLVEKNPSIGGHMAQLSETFPTLDCSQCILTPKMVEVGQHENIELITYSEVSEVSGYIGNFKVKIRKKAAYVDHNKCTGCGDCTEKCPIKVISEFEEGLGKRKAIYSPFPQAVPNKPVIDKEHCTYFLKDGKCGICQKICTLKAIDFKQEDSFIEDEFGAIVLATGYDTYPKENFSEYGADKYPDVITSLQFERLVSASGPTEGEILRPSDSKIPERVAFISCVGSRDPEHHLPYCSKICCMYNVKHAHLYKHQVPDGEAIVFTIDVRTAGKDYEEFFTRVKDQDNVLYIRGKPSRILKEGDGLVIWTVNTLTGKQLRIKCDMVVLATAVVPTKEAIELAKKLKIQTNENGFFSEIHPKLRPVESMTPGFFIAGCCHSPKDIPDTVSQASGAASKVLEMFSQKELSLDPQIAFVDADVCAGCKLCIPVCPYEARVFDEKKRVVEVKNALCVGCGSCISVCPSGATQQKNLQDLQISSMMEVLLGS
- a CDS encoding DUF104 domain-containing protein — its product is MFKVVEAIYHKKKLELLKSLDLNEGQHVKAIVIEIDKNRSQKAKERQLHLLDKGIDMGKLLFKERNELHKR
- a CDS encoding electron transfer flavoprotein subunit alpha/FixB family protein, giving the protein MSEIFVLIEHRQEEIRDISFELLACGRKLAEKNNSKLTAVVLGYNTKKIVEKIKEQAHRILIFDNEIFKKFNAETYQLVLSDLIQKENPFIFLIGHTAFGMDLCPALATQLKIPFTTDCLDIEIEGNNVKVIRQMFDGKLDAKVSLRENSSYILTVRSGSFPAKESNLEAEISNLDSPISKSPDYRKFIEYIEAVAGDVDITKSDVVIGIGRGIKEQDNLAMIEDFADSIGGVVACSRPIVDADWLPKDRQVGSSGKVIKPKLYIAIGISGAFQHVAGMKNAETIVAINKDANAPIFHEADYGIVDDLFKVIPVLKEKILEMK
- a CDS encoding PIN domain-containing protein, which gives rise to MNYTKGNLPLIDTNILVYAYDQIDERKHKISNEIVKKAWEDGTLITLQNLCEFFIVITKKVEKPVSVKQAREIVEDILSSEEWIIIDRTEESQKKAMKLNQEKRIHFWDALIIASMIEYGIKEIITENVSNFSKIKSIKPINPY